The Elgaria multicarinata webbii isolate HBS135686 ecotype San Diego chromosome 1, rElgMul1.1.pri, whole genome shotgun sequence genome has a window encoding:
- the LOC134406751 gene encoding E3 ubiquitin-protein ligase RNF170-like — translation MSPLEKNYASLSSKNHIESLRQWQQCYHNDLSCPICLQSATFPVKTNCGHLFCGSCLIEYWKHGAWLGAISCPLCRQKVILLYTISCENQPDKQSKQTVYDIRDYNKRFSGQPRPFTDYLYDMPLLLNLAIRGLFTLGGLVWIFFLRVVVCSFGTIMCLTSPFDVMPEPLCGILGAVDDLVVVFLLLICMINICSQIESEGANMTNSTTQNILLESQ, via the exons ATGAGTCCTCTGGAAAAGAATTATGCTTCCTTGTCTTCAAAAAATCACATA GAATCTCTTAGGCAGTGGCAGCAATGTTACCACAATGATTTGAGCTGCCCTATCTGCCTCCAGTCTGCTACTTTCCCAGTAAAAACCAACTGTGGACATTTATTTTGTG GTTCCTGTCTGATTGAATATTGGAAACATGGGGCTTGGCTTGGAGCGATCAGCTGCCCACTCTGCAGGCAGAAA GTTATTCTTCTATACACCATCTCTTGTGAAAACCAACCTgacaagcaaagcaaacaaactgtGTATGATATCAGAGATTATAACAAGCGCTTCTCAGGACAACCTCGGCCT TTTACAGATTACCTTTACGACATGCCACTTCTTCTCAATCTTGCCATACGAGGACTCTTCACCTTGGGTGGACTTGTGTGGATCTTCTTCCTCAGAGTTGTCGTCTGCTCTTTTGGAACCATAATGTGCTTAACTTCTCCATTTGATGTCATGCCTGAACCTCTTTGTGGAATCCTGGGTGCAGTTGATGACCTAGTTGTTGTATTCCTACTTTTAATTTGTATGATAAACATTTGCTCTCAAATAGAATCAGAAGGGGCGAATATGACAAACTCTACAACTCAAAACATCCTGTTGGAATCACAATGA